From Syngnathoides biaculeatus isolate LvHL_M chromosome 19, ASM1980259v1, whole genome shotgun sequence, a single genomic window includes:
- the vill gene encoding villin-1, giving the protein MMNEANKDALRGVNKKPGLQIWTINKLQMVPVPARNFGNFFEGDCYIVLHMSQKTGSADIHYWIGNTSSQDEQGAAAIYVTQLDEHLGGAPVQHREVQGHESVRFRGYFKNGIIYKKGGAASGFNQVETNAYDVRRLLHVKGRKHVTASEVEVSWRSFNTGDIFLLDLGNVILQWNGEKSNRREKLKATLLAQEIRDRERGGRAQIGVVEGGDERDSPELMKTMTEALGQRSGAVKAAVPDDDSRKPHNNDNVRLYHVYDVSGNLVVQEVATQPLTQDLLRSSDCYILDHGGSSVMVWKGKRASKAERQGALNRAVGYIKAKNYPTSTGVEVMSEGGESAMFKHLFKEWRDKDQTQGLGATHGVGKIAKVDQVKFDVMELHARPQLAAQQRMVDDGSGEVKVWRIENLELAEVNPRTYGQFYGGDCYLVLYTYRVSNREQHILYMWQGRRATSDEVTACAYQAVRVDAEYGGAPVQVRVLMGKEPRHFLAIFKGKLIIFEGGTGRPDVVNPVGGARLFQVRGTNELNTKATEVQARASSLNSNDVFLLRTDHSCYLWYGKGCNGDERVMGKAISDVLSKQDKQVAMEGQEPAEFWVALGGKAPYASDKSLQREEPLHSPRLFECSNQTGRFRMSEVDDFAQSDLDEEDVMLLDTWEEIFLWLGISANEYETKEAWNCAREYLRTHPAGRDADTPVVAVKQGFEPPTFTGWFHAWDPHKWSAGKSYEQMKKELNSDMSLSQINVNLNKTTLNSGGGGYQAPGGPMSPPPPFYRSHLSDLPPHATSPTTPHPSFAAPGKRVAPELLINKPASELPPGVDPCHKENFLSDDDFERLLGMGRVEFQRLAVWRQNELKKKAGLF; this is encoded by the exons ATGATGAACGAGGCCAATAAAGACGCACTCAGGGGTGTCAACAAAAAGCCCGGCCTGCAGATATGGACCATAAAC AAGCTGCAGATGGTGCCCGTGCCGGCCAGAAACTTCGGCAACTTCTTTGAGGGCGATTGTTACATAGTTCTGCAT ATGAGTCAGAAGACGGGCTCGGCCGACATCCACTACTGGATCGGGAACACTTCGTCGCAGGACGAGCAGGGAGCGGCGGCCATCTACGTCACCCAGCTGGACGAGCACCTGGGCGGCGCGCCCGTGCAGCACAGGGAGGTGCAGGGCCACGAGTCGGTCCGCTTCAGGGGCTACTTCAAAAACGGGATCAT CTACAAAAAGGGGGGCGCGGCCTCCGGTTTCAACCAGGTGGAAACCAACGCCTACGACGTCCGGCGGCTGTTGCACGTCAAAGGGCGGAAGCACGTCACGGCCTCCGAG GTGGAGGTGTCATGGAGGAGTTTCAACACCGGCGACATTTTCCTTCTGGACCTGGGCAATGTCATCCTTCAATGGAACGGAGAAAAGAGCAACAGAAGGGAGAAGCTCAAG GCCACCTTGCTGGCTCAGGAGATCCGGGACCGGGAAAGAGGCGGCCGGGCTCAGATCGGCGTGGTGGAGGGCGGGGACGAGCGCGATTCCCCTGAGCTGATGAAGACCATGACGGAGGCGCTGGGCCAAAGGAGCGGCGCCGTCAAGGCCGCCGTCCCCGACGACGACTCCCGCAAGCCGCACAACAACGACAACGTCAGGCTCTACCA TGTTTATGACGTCAGCGGGAATCTGGTGGTTCAAGAAGTGGCCACGCAGCCGTTGACCCAAGACCTGCTTCGATCCTCT GACTGCTACATCTTGGACCACGGCGGCTCCAGCGTGATGGTCTGGAAAGGAAAACGGGCCTCCAAGGCGGAGCGGCAGGGCGCCCTGAACCGGGCGGTG GGTTACATCAAGGCCAAGAACTACCCGACCAGCACCGGCGTGGAGGTGATGAGCGAGGGCGGAGAGTCGGCCATGTTCAAGCACCTGTTCAAGGAGTGGAGGGACAAGGATCAGACGCAGGGACTGGGAGCCACCCACGGCGTGGGCAAGATAG CAAAGGTCGACCAGGTGAAGTTCGACGTCATGGAGCTCCACGCTCGTCCCCAGCTGGCGGCGCAGCAGCGCATGGTGGACGACGGCTCGGGGGAAGTCAAG GTGTGGCGGATCGAGAATTTGGAGCTGGCGGAGGTCAACCCGAGAACCTACGGGCAGTTCTACGGCGGCGACTGCTACTTGGTGCTGTACACGTACCGGGTGTCGAACAGGGAGCAGCACATCCTCTACATGTGGCAG GGGCGCCGCGCCACCAGCGACGAGGTGACGGCCTGCGCCTACCAGGCCGTGCGCGTGGACGCCGAGTACGGCGGAGCGCCGGTGCAGGTGCGGGTGCTCATGGGGAAGGAGCCCCGCCATTTCCTGGCCATCTTCAAAGGCAAACTAATCATCTTTGAG GGGGGCACCGGTCGACCCGACGTGGTCAACCCCGTGGGCGGGGCGAGGCTGTTCCAGGTTCGAGGGACCAACGAGCTGAACACCAAAGCCACGGAAGTGCAGGCCAGGGCGTCGTCCCTCAACAGCAACGACGTCTTCCTCCTCAGGACCGACCACTCGTGCTACCTGTGGTACGGAAAG GGCTGCAACGGGGACGAGAGGGTGATGGGGAAAGCCATTTCCGACGTGCTATCGAAGCAGGACAAGCAGGTGGCGATGGAGGGTCAGGAGCCTGCTGAATTCTGGGTAGCTCTCGGAGGGAAGGCCCCCTACGCCAGCGACAAGAG cctccAGAGGGAGGAGCCTCTTCACAGCCCCCGCCTGTTCGAATGCTCCAACCAGACGGGTCGGTTTCGGATGAGCGAAGTGGACGACTTTGCGCAGAGCGACCTGGATGAGGAGGACGTCATGCTGCTGGACACCTGGGAGGAG ATATTCCTGTGGCTGGGGATCTCCGCCAACGAGTACGAGACCAAGGAGGCGTGGAACTGCGCCCGCGAGTACCTCCGCACCCACCCGGCGGGCCGCGACGCCGACACGCCCGTAGTCGCCGTCAAGCAGGGCTTCGAGCCCCCCACGTTCACCGGCTGGTTTCACGCGTGGGACCCCCACAAGTGGAGC GCGGGGAAGTCGTATGAGCAGATGAAGAAGGAGCTGAACAGCGACATGTCGCTGTCACAGATCAATGTT AACCTGAACAAGACCACTTTGAATTCGGGCGGGGGTGGCTACCAGGCTCCCGGAGGGCCCATGAGCCCCCCACCTCCGTTCTATAGGAGCCATTTAAGTGACTTGCCCCCCCACGCCACCAGCCCGACTACACCCCACCCGTCCTTCGCCGCCCCCGGGAAGCGCGTGGCCCCCGAGCTCCTCATCAACAAGCCCGCCTCGGAGCTTCCTCCTGGCGTGGACCCCTGCCACAAAGAG AACTTCCTGTCGGATGACGACTTCGAGCGGCTGCTCGGGATGGGCCGCGTTGAATTCCAGCGCCTGGCGGTGTGGCGGCAGAACGAGCTGAAGAAGAAGGCGGGGCTATTTTAA
- the plcd1a gene encoding 1-phosphatidylinositol 4,5-bisphosphate phosphodiesterase delta-1a isoform X3 produces the protein MEANGTAGRHCLDGDPDLEFLLAGGRLTKVRSRSWRKIRFYRLQEDCKTVWHESEKLFKRKQTFSIDDIDSVRNGRQSEGLNKHTEPGDEDRCFSIVFKGRKKVLDLMAGDQEEANQWVKGFEKVMSNMRNLSRQQKSEHWIIDCMRKADKNKDNKMNLKELKSFLRHVNIEVDDTYAEELFKKCDQSNSGYLEDSEIKTFYELLTHREEIDVIYGNYAETDGQLSVRDLLNFLLNEQREDATMSDALRLIEKYERNETAKQNKHMTKDGFQMYLQHEDCNIFNPAYKNIYQDMTQPLNHYYISSSHNTYLTKDQLKGPSSTEAYIRALMKSCRCVELDCWDGANGEPVIYHGYTLTSKILFKDVIKAIKDYAFRTSDYPVILSLENHCSVGQQKLMAHYIISILGDALVTKPLGNVVPTTFPSPEELKGKFLVKGKRLNKLDASFNNNNNGVSEGTVSEEDEAADQENGQKPPQKKSKITLARELSDVVVYCKSVHFNGFEHARDKLDFYEMSSFKESKAFNLAENSATAFIHHNVDKLSRIYPGGSRTDSSNYNPVPMWNAGCQIVALNFQTPTKEMHINQGRFLPNAMCGYILKPEFQRDPNSQFDPNVLSDGPWLKKKTLHVMVISAQQLPKLNVDKQKSIVDPLVRVEVYGVRADNASKETHHIENNGFNPMWNERFQFDIYVPELAILRLVVEDYDATSPNDHVGQYCLPLACVQNGYRHVPLLNKNGDVISAAGLFVHVMLLDAH, from the exons gtttGGACGGAGACCCCGATCTGGAGTTCCTGCTGGCCGGCGGCAGGCTGACAAAAGTTCGGTCCCGATCCTGGCGGAAGATCCGCTTCTACCGGCTGCAGGAGGACTGCAAGACCGTCTGGCACGAGTCCGAAAAGCTTTTCAAGCGCAAGCAGACGT TCTCCATCGACGACATCGACTCGGTGCGCAATGGCCGCCAGTCCGAGGGCCTCAACAAACACACCGAGCCGGGCGACGAAGACCGCTGCTTCTCCATCGTCTTCAAGGGCCGCAAGAAGGTTTTGGACCTGATGGCTGGGGACCAGGAGGAGGCCAATCAGTGGGTGAAAGGCTTTGAGAAAGTCATGAGCAACATGCGCAACCTCAGCCGGCAGCAGAAGAGCGAGCA CTGGATCATCGACTGCATGCGCAAAGCGGACaagaacaaagacaacaaaatgaaCCTGAAGGAGCTGAAGAGCTTCCTGCGTCACGTCAACATCGAGGTGGACGACACGTACGCCGAAGAACTTTTTAAG AAATGTGACCAGTCCAACTCTGGCTACCTGGAAGACTCTGAGATCAAGACTTTTTACGAGCTGCTGACCCACCGAGAGGAGATAGACGTGATCTACGGGAACTACGCCGAAACGGATGGTCAGCTGAGCGTTCGGGACCTGCTCAACTTCCTGCTGAATGAGCAGAGGGAGGACGCGACCATGTCGGACGCTCTCAGACTGATCGAAAAATACGAGAGGAACGAAACGG CCAAACAGAACAAGCACATGACCAAAGACGGCTTCCAGATGTACCTTCAGCACGAAGACTGCAACATCTTCAACCCTGCCTATAAGAACATTTACCAAGACATGACGCAGCCTCTCAACCATTACTACATTTCCTCCTCGCATAACACGTATCTGACCAAAGACCAGCTGAAAGGACCCAGCAGCACTGAGGCCTACATCAG AGCTTTAATGAAGAGTTGCCGCTGCGTGGAGCTGGACTGTTGGGACGGCGCCAACGGAGAGCCCGTCATCTACCACGGCTACACGCTCACCTCCAAAATCCTCTTCAAGGACGTCATCAAGGCCATTAAAGATTACGCCTTCAGG ACGTCGGACTACCCGGTCATTCTGTCCTTGGAGAACCACTGCAGCGTGGGCCAGCAGAAGCTCATGGCCCACTACATAATCTCCATCCTGGGGGACGCTTTGGTCACGAAGCCTCTCGGGAACGTCGTGCCCACCACCTTTCCCTCGCCAGAG GAGCTGAAAGGGAAGTTCCTGGTCAAGGGGAAGCGGCTGAACAAACTGGACGCctcattcaacaacaacaacaacggggTCTCGGAGGGCACCGTGTCCGAAGAGGACGAGGCGGCCGACCAAGAGAATGGACAAAAACCTCCACAAAAG AAATCAAAGATCACGCTGGCCAGGGAGCTGTCGGACGTGGTCGTCTACTGCAAGAGCGTCCACTTCAACGGTTTCGAACACGCCAGGGACAAGCTGGACTTCTACGAGATGTCCTCCTTCAAGGAGAGCAAAGCCTTCAACCTGGCCGAGAACTCAG CCACCGCCTTCATCCACCACAACGTGGACAAGCTGAGCCGGATCTACCCGGGCGGCTCCAGAACCGACTCCTCCAACTACAACCCGGTGCCGATGTGGAACGCCGGTTGCCAAATAG TGGCCCTCAACTTCCAGACCCCCACCAAAGAGATGCACATCAACCAGGGCCGCTTCCTACCCAACGCCATGTGCGGCTACATCCTCAAGCCGGAATTCCAAAGAGACCCCAACTCTCAGTTCGACCCCAACGTCCTTTCTGATGGACCCTGGCTCAAAAAGAAGACCCTCCATGTCATG GTGATCTCGGCCCAGCAGTTGCCCAAACTCAACGTCGACAAGCAGAAATCCATCGTGGACCCCCTGGTGAGGGTGGAGGTGTACGGCGTGCGGGCAGACAACGCCAGCAAGGAGACGCACCACATCGAAAACAACG GGTTCAACCCCATGTGGAACGAGCGTTTCCAGTTCGACATCTACGTGCCCGAGCTGGCCATTTTGCGACTGGTGGTGGAGGACTACGACGCCACGTCGCCCAACGATCACGTCGGCCAGTACTGCCTGCCGCTCGCCTGCGTGCAGAACG GTTATCGCCACGTTCCCCTCCTGAACAAAAACGGCGACGTCATCTCGGCGGCCGGCCTCTTCGTCCACGTCATGCTCCTGGACGCCCACTAG
- the plcd1a gene encoding 1-phosphatidylinositol 4,5-bisphosphate phosphodiesterase delta-1a isoform X1 produces the protein MSCWKKKPKRSPSEEKALQEHRRKVAQENGKRIGLDGDPDLEFLLAGGRLTKVRSRSWRKIRFYRLQEDCKTVWHESEKLFKRKQTFSIDDIDSVRNGRQSEGLNKHTEPGDEDRCFSIVFKGRKKVLDLMAGDQEEANQWVKGFEKVMSNMRNLSRQQKSEHWIIDCMRKADKNKDNKMNLKELKSFLRHVNIEVDDTYAEELFKKCDQSNSGYLEDSEIKTFYELLTHREEIDVIYGNYAETDGQLSVRDLLNFLLNEQREDATMSDALRLIEKYERNETAKQNKHMTKDGFQMYLQHEDCNIFNPAYKNIYQDMTQPLNHYYISSSHNTYLTKDQLKGPSSTEAYIRALMKSCRCVELDCWDGANGEPVIYHGYTLTSKILFKDVIKAIKDYAFRTSDYPVILSLENHCSVGQQKLMAHYIISILGDALVTKPLGNVVPTTFPSPEELKGKFLVKGKRLNKLDASFNNNNNGVSEGTVSEEDEAADQENGQKPPQKKSKITLARELSDVVVYCKSVHFNGFEHARDKLDFYEMSSFKESKAFNLAENSATAFIHHNVDKLSRIYPGGSRTDSSNYNPVPMWNAGCQIVALNFQTPTKEMHINQGRFLPNAMCGYILKPEFQRDPNSQFDPNVLSDGPWLKKKTLHVMVISAQQLPKLNVDKQKSIVDPLVRVEVYGVRADNASKETHHIENNGFNPMWNERFQFDIYVPELAILRLVVEDYDATSPNDHVGQYCLPLACVQNGYRHVPLLNKNGDVISAAGLFVHVMLLDAH, from the exons gtttGGACGGAGACCCCGATCTGGAGTTCCTGCTGGCCGGCGGCAGGCTGACAAAAGTTCGGTCCCGATCCTGGCGGAAGATCCGCTTCTACCGGCTGCAGGAGGACTGCAAGACCGTCTGGCACGAGTCCGAAAAGCTTTTCAAGCGCAAGCAGACGT TCTCCATCGACGACATCGACTCGGTGCGCAATGGCCGCCAGTCCGAGGGCCTCAACAAACACACCGAGCCGGGCGACGAAGACCGCTGCTTCTCCATCGTCTTCAAGGGCCGCAAGAAGGTTTTGGACCTGATGGCTGGGGACCAGGAGGAGGCCAATCAGTGGGTGAAAGGCTTTGAGAAAGTCATGAGCAACATGCGCAACCTCAGCCGGCAGCAGAAGAGCGAGCA CTGGATCATCGACTGCATGCGCAAAGCGGACaagaacaaagacaacaaaatgaaCCTGAAGGAGCTGAAGAGCTTCCTGCGTCACGTCAACATCGAGGTGGACGACACGTACGCCGAAGAACTTTTTAAG AAATGTGACCAGTCCAACTCTGGCTACCTGGAAGACTCTGAGATCAAGACTTTTTACGAGCTGCTGACCCACCGAGAGGAGATAGACGTGATCTACGGGAACTACGCCGAAACGGATGGTCAGCTGAGCGTTCGGGACCTGCTCAACTTCCTGCTGAATGAGCAGAGGGAGGACGCGACCATGTCGGACGCTCTCAGACTGATCGAAAAATACGAGAGGAACGAAACGG CCAAACAGAACAAGCACATGACCAAAGACGGCTTCCAGATGTACCTTCAGCACGAAGACTGCAACATCTTCAACCCTGCCTATAAGAACATTTACCAAGACATGACGCAGCCTCTCAACCATTACTACATTTCCTCCTCGCATAACACGTATCTGACCAAAGACCAGCTGAAAGGACCCAGCAGCACTGAGGCCTACATCAG AGCTTTAATGAAGAGTTGCCGCTGCGTGGAGCTGGACTGTTGGGACGGCGCCAACGGAGAGCCCGTCATCTACCACGGCTACACGCTCACCTCCAAAATCCTCTTCAAGGACGTCATCAAGGCCATTAAAGATTACGCCTTCAGG ACGTCGGACTACCCGGTCATTCTGTCCTTGGAGAACCACTGCAGCGTGGGCCAGCAGAAGCTCATGGCCCACTACATAATCTCCATCCTGGGGGACGCTTTGGTCACGAAGCCTCTCGGGAACGTCGTGCCCACCACCTTTCCCTCGCCAGAG GAGCTGAAAGGGAAGTTCCTGGTCAAGGGGAAGCGGCTGAACAAACTGGACGCctcattcaacaacaacaacaacggggTCTCGGAGGGCACCGTGTCCGAAGAGGACGAGGCGGCCGACCAAGAGAATGGACAAAAACCTCCACAAAAG AAATCAAAGATCACGCTGGCCAGGGAGCTGTCGGACGTGGTCGTCTACTGCAAGAGCGTCCACTTCAACGGTTTCGAACACGCCAGGGACAAGCTGGACTTCTACGAGATGTCCTCCTTCAAGGAGAGCAAAGCCTTCAACCTGGCCGAGAACTCAG CCACCGCCTTCATCCACCACAACGTGGACAAGCTGAGCCGGATCTACCCGGGCGGCTCCAGAACCGACTCCTCCAACTACAACCCGGTGCCGATGTGGAACGCCGGTTGCCAAATAG TGGCCCTCAACTTCCAGACCCCCACCAAAGAGATGCACATCAACCAGGGCCGCTTCCTACCCAACGCCATGTGCGGCTACATCCTCAAGCCGGAATTCCAAAGAGACCCCAACTCTCAGTTCGACCCCAACGTCCTTTCTGATGGACCCTGGCTCAAAAAGAAGACCCTCCATGTCATG GTGATCTCGGCCCAGCAGTTGCCCAAACTCAACGTCGACAAGCAGAAATCCATCGTGGACCCCCTGGTGAGGGTGGAGGTGTACGGCGTGCGGGCAGACAACGCCAGCAAGGAGACGCACCACATCGAAAACAACG GGTTCAACCCCATGTGGAACGAGCGTTTCCAGTTCGACATCTACGTGCCCGAGCTGGCCATTTTGCGACTGGTGGTGGAGGACTACGACGCCACGTCGCCCAACGATCACGTCGGCCAGTACTGCCTGCCGCTCGCCTGCGTGCAGAACG GTTATCGCCACGTTCCCCTCCTGAACAAAAACGGCGACGTCATCTCGGCGGCCGGCCTCTTCGTCCACGTCATGCTCCTGGACGCCCACTAG
- the plcd1a gene encoding 1-phosphatidylinositol 4,5-bisphosphate phosphodiesterase delta-1a isoform X2, translating to MPCDCCDVGFFFLVGGEPRNDSVRHGLDGDPDLEFLLAGGRLTKVRSRSWRKIRFYRLQEDCKTVWHESEKLFKRKQTFSIDDIDSVRNGRQSEGLNKHTEPGDEDRCFSIVFKGRKKVLDLMAGDQEEANQWVKGFEKVMSNMRNLSRQQKSEHWIIDCMRKADKNKDNKMNLKELKSFLRHVNIEVDDTYAEELFKKCDQSNSGYLEDSEIKTFYELLTHREEIDVIYGNYAETDGQLSVRDLLNFLLNEQREDATMSDALRLIEKYERNETAKQNKHMTKDGFQMYLQHEDCNIFNPAYKNIYQDMTQPLNHYYISSSHNTYLTKDQLKGPSSTEAYIRALMKSCRCVELDCWDGANGEPVIYHGYTLTSKILFKDVIKAIKDYAFRTSDYPVILSLENHCSVGQQKLMAHYIISILGDALVTKPLGNVVPTTFPSPEELKGKFLVKGKRLNKLDASFNNNNNGVSEGTVSEEDEAADQENGQKPPQKKSKITLARELSDVVVYCKSVHFNGFEHARDKLDFYEMSSFKESKAFNLAENSATAFIHHNVDKLSRIYPGGSRTDSSNYNPVPMWNAGCQIVALNFQTPTKEMHINQGRFLPNAMCGYILKPEFQRDPNSQFDPNVLSDGPWLKKKTLHVMVISAQQLPKLNVDKQKSIVDPLVRVEVYGVRADNASKETHHIENNGFNPMWNERFQFDIYVPELAILRLVVEDYDATSPNDHVGQYCLPLACVQNGYRHVPLLNKNGDVISAAGLFVHVMLLDAH from the exons ATGCCATGTGACTGTTgtgatgtgggttttttttttttggtggggggggaacCAAGAAATGATTCAGTTCGGCATG gtttGGACGGAGACCCCGATCTGGAGTTCCTGCTGGCCGGCGGCAGGCTGACAAAAGTTCGGTCCCGATCCTGGCGGAAGATCCGCTTCTACCGGCTGCAGGAGGACTGCAAGACCGTCTGGCACGAGTCCGAAAAGCTTTTCAAGCGCAAGCAGACGT TCTCCATCGACGACATCGACTCGGTGCGCAATGGCCGCCAGTCCGAGGGCCTCAACAAACACACCGAGCCGGGCGACGAAGACCGCTGCTTCTCCATCGTCTTCAAGGGCCGCAAGAAGGTTTTGGACCTGATGGCTGGGGACCAGGAGGAGGCCAATCAGTGGGTGAAAGGCTTTGAGAAAGTCATGAGCAACATGCGCAACCTCAGCCGGCAGCAGAAGAGCGAGCA CTGGATCATCGACTGCATGCGCAAAGCGGACaagaacaaagacaacaaaatgaaCCTGAAGGAGCTGAAGAGCTTCCTGCGTCACGTCAACATCGAGGTGGACGACACGTACGCCGAAGAACTTTTTAAG AAATGTGACCAGTCCAACTCTGGCTACCTGGAAGACTCTGAGATCAAGACTTTTTACGAGCTGCTGACCCACCGAGAGGAGATAGACGTGATCTACGGGAACTACGCCGAAACGGATGGTCAGCTGAGCGTTCGGGACCTGCTCAACTTCCTGCTGAATGAGCAGAGGGAGGACGCGACCATGTCGGACGCTCTCAGACTGATCGAAAAATACGAGAGGAACGAAACGG CCAAACAGAACAAGCACATGACCAAAGACGGCTTCCAGATGTACCTTCAGCACGAAGACTGCAACATCTTCAACCCTGCCTATAAGAACATTTACCAAGACATGACGCAGCCTCTCAACCATTACTACATTTCCTCCTCGCATAACACGTATCTGACCAAAGACCAGCTGAAAGGACCCAGCAGCACTGAGGCCTACATCAG AGCTTTAATGAAGAGTTGCCGCTGCGTGGAGCTGGACTGTTGGGACGGCGCCAACGGAGAGCCCGTCATCTACCACGGCTACACGCTCACCTCCAAAATCCTCTTCAAGGACGTCATCAAGGCCATTAAAGATTACGCCTTCAGG ACGTCGGACTACCCGGTCATTCTGTCCTTGGAGAACCACTGCAGCGTGGGCCAGCAGAAGCTCATGGCCCACTACATAATCTCCATCCTGGGGGACGCTTTGGTCACGAAGCCTCTCGGGAACGTCGTGCCCACCACCTTTCCCTCGCCAGAG GAGCTGAAAGGGAAGTTCCTGGTCAAGGGGAAGCGGCTGAACAAACTGGACGCctcattcaacaacaacaacaacggggTCTCGGAGGGCACCGTGTCCGAAGAGGACGAGGCGGCCGACCAAGAGAATGGACAAAAACCTCCACAAAAG AAATCAAAGATCACGCTGGCCAGGGAGCTGTCGGACGTGGTCGTCTACTGCAAGAGCGTCCACTTCAACGGTTTCGAACACGCCAGGGACAAGCTGGACTTCTACGAGATGTCCTCCTTCAAGGAGAGCAAAGCCTTCAACCTGGCCGAGAACTCAG CCACCGCCTTCATCCACCACAACGTGGACAAGCTGAGCCGGATCTACCCGGGCGGCTCCAGAACCGACTCCTCCAACTACAACCCGGTGCCGATGTGGAACGCCGGTTGCCAAATAG TGGCCCTCAACTTCCAGACCCCCACCAAAGAGATGCACATCAACCAGGGCCGCTTCCTACCCAACGCCATGTGCGGCTACATCCTCAAGCCGGAATTCCAAAGAGACCCCAACTCTCAGTTCGACCCCAACGTCCTTTCTGATGGACCCTGGCTCAAAAAGAAGACCCTCCATGTCATG GTGATCTCGGCCCAGCAGTTGCCCAAACTCAACGTCGACAAGCAGAAATCCATCGTGGACCCCCTGGTGAGGGTGGAGGTGTACGGCGTGCGGGCAGACAACGCCAGCAAGGAGACGCACCACATCGAAAACAACG GGTTCAACCCCATGTGGAACGAGCGTTTCCAGTTCGACATCTACGTGCCCGAGCTGGCCATTTTGCGACTGGTGGTGGAGGACTACGACGCCACGTCGCCCAACGATCACGTCGGCCAGTACTGCCTGCCGCTCGCCTGCGTGCAGAACG GTTATCGCCACGTTCCCCTCCTGAACAAAAACGGCGACGTCATCTCGGCGGCCGGCCTCTTCGTCCACGTCATGCTCCTGGACGCCCACTAG